A portion of the Oreochromis niloticus isolate F11D_XX linkage group LG10, O_niloticus_UMD_NMBU, whole genome shotgun sequence genome contains these proteins:
- the proser1 gene encoding proline and serine-rich protein 1 isoform X1 — protein MDKKSFDIVLDEIRKCVLTDQRIRAIEQVHGYFSSKQVMEILKYFSWAEPQIKAVKALQHKMVAIPTTEVANILNCFTFSKDRLIVLELIALNISDAQNYRPVEDLFRIHLSEKKRARRILEQVCKVGCKAPIAMISSCGIIPGNPYPKGKPSLVTGSFPGNPPVKKEGEKKEDTTNNMEGKGIASRIIGPFKPFPSTYNPHRPVPYPIPPCRPHATIAPSAYNNAGLVSVGGVITANVPPPPYNSTHKVAGYNKPGNPQNTTPGINSGPLLIPHGSTPVPNQASPAPPTTPITPVFPGMVPSHNLNAPSPSPAPSPSVIKAGPQTPTGHATPTPSSVIKAHTPSGTPCGTPVPGSGGFSPSPFHAISRPGTPATSRSAPDSLSQTNSTQQKVYSQSTEHQSGSPFPGIHPQAGNSSGSVIRSYTPSGPQSLPPGRSTPVIPSCSTPGPSPKPSPGHSAQAQAVVAGALNRHSAGSSSGSNSPVPSAFKGTSRSGTPSSAQAALARPYGLSHPSGSPQVSLPSPVGLTGLQALSSSNAPSHYPGLSPFPSLSSSLPPSTVPSSMPTISPTTKISNHPPTTIYSGLAPNAPPSGASPFGLGLTSAPSIFPGLPPGASPTAFPGLGVSGGHGAGSPVLTSFIGLPGATPSTVASVAPLQAAAAAAAVGVPSSSPVLPGFASAFSSNFQPGLSGGLQPPGSSGFPSLLSFQVPGFSPSASPAALSGLHNPAVQSALLQPHPPSALENFTTQPNSFTNYPAGPGHTFPIQSGLHQPLGWP, from the exons AAAATGGTTGCAATCCCCACAACAGAAGTCGCAAATATCTTGAATTGTTTCACGTTCTCAAAAGACAGACTGATTGTCTTGGAACTGATAGCTTT AAACATTTCAGATGCTCAGAATTATCGGCCAGTGGAGGATCTCTTTCGTATACACTTGTCTGAGAAGAAGCGTGCCCGCAGGATCCTGGAACAG GTCTGTAAGGTTGGCTGCAAGGCTCCCATAGCAATGATCTCCTCCTGTGGAATAATACCAGGAAATCCATATCCTAAAGGCAAACCCAGCTTGGTCACTGGGTCATTTCCT GGAAACCCACCGGTAAAAAAGGAAGGCGAGAAGAAAGAAGACACCACTAACAATATGGAGGGGAAAGGAATTGCTTCCCGAATTATAGGACCATTCAAACCT ttcccCTCAACCTACAATCCTCATCGACCTGTTCCTTACCCAATACCACCTTGCCGACCCCACGCCACCATTGCACCAA GTGCATACAACAACGCAGGCCTTGTTTCTGTGGGAGGGGTTATAACAGCCAACGTACCCCCACCCCCCTACAACTCCACCCACAAAGTAGCAG GTTACAATAAGCCAGGCAATCCACAGAACACCACACCTGGAATTAACAGCGGGCCCCTCCTCATTCCTCATGGGTCCACACCAGTCCCAAACCAGGCCTCTCCTGCGCCTCCCACAACCCCCATCACGCCAGTTTTCCCAGGAATGGTGCCCTCTCACAACCTCAACGCCCCCTCTCCCTCACCTGCTCCATCCCCATCTGTAATCAAAGCAGGACCACAGACCCCCACTGGTCATGCTACACCTACACCCTCATCTGTCATTAAAGCTCACACCCCATCAGGCACACCTTGTGGAACTCCTGTCCCTGGCAGTGGGGGCTTCTCCCCTTCCCCTTTCCACGCAATTTCCCGACCAGGCACCCCTGCTACTTCACGCAGTGCCCCAGACTCCCTGTCTCAGACAAACTCCACTCAGCAGAAGGTTTATTCTCAGTCCACAGAACACCAGTCAGGATCACCCTTCCCTGGCATACACCCACAAGCAGGTAACTCTTCTGGGTCAGTGATCCGAAGTTACACTCCGTCTGGACCACAGTCTCTTCCCCCTGGACGCTCCACTCCAGTAATTCCGAGCTGTTCCACCCCAGGTCCCAGTCCTAAACCTTCCCCTGGCCATTCTGCACAGGCTCAGGCAGTTGTGGCTGGAGCCCTGAACAGACACAGTGCGGGTAGTAGCAGTGGCAGTAATAGCCCTGTACCCTCTGCTTTCAAGGGTACCTCTCGCTCTGGCACACCAAGCTCTGCACAGGCTGCTCTAGCACGTCCCTACGGCCTCTCACACCCTTCAGGTTCTCCTCAAGTCTCTCTCCCTAGTCCCGTTGGTCTCACTGGCCTCCAAGCGCTGTCTTCCAGCAATGCACCCTCTCATTACCCGGGCCTGTCACCTTTTCCCTCCCTTTCTTCATCGCTGCCTCCTTCAACTGTCCCCTCATCCATGCCAACAATATCCCCAACTACCAAGATTTCTAACCACCCACCAACAACTATCTATTCGGGCTTGGCTCCAAATGCTCCTCCAAGTGGAGCCTCTCCTTTTGGTCTAGGCCTCACCTCTGCTCCCTCTATATTCCCAGGCCTTCCACCTGGGGCTAGCCCAACTGCCTTCCCTGGACTTGGTGTGTCAGGGGGACATGGTGCTGGGAGCCCTGTTTTAACTTCATTTATTGGACTACCAGGGGCCACTCCATCTACAGTGGCATCAGTGGCACCACTGCAggcggcggcagcagcagcagcagtcggaGTTCCATCATCTTCACCAGTTTTACCAGGCTTTGCATCTGCCTTCAGCTCCAATTTCCAGCCTGG GTTGAGCGGTGGACTCCAGCCTCCAGGCAGTAGCGGGTTTCCTAGCTTACTGTCGTTCCAGGTGCCAGGCTTCTCTCCCTCTGCCTCCCCCGCTGCACTCAGTGGCCTCCACAACCCAGCTGTGCAGTCTGCCCTGCTGCAG CCTCATCCCCCTTCTGCTTTGGAGAACTTCACGACTCAACCTAACAGCTTCACCAACTACCCTGCAGGCCCAGGACACACCTTCCCTATCCAATCGGGGCTGCACCAACCGTTGGGCTGGCCGTGA
- the proser1 gene encoding proline and serine-rich protein 1 isoform X2 has translation MDKKSFDIVLDEIRKCVLTDQRIRAIEQVHGYFSSKQVMEILKYFSWAEPQIKAVKALQHKMVAIPTTEVANILNCFTFSKDRLIVLELIALNISDAQNYRPVEDLFRIHLSEKKRARRILEQVCKVGCKAPIAMISSCGIIPGNPYPKGKPSLVTGSFPGNPPVKKEGEKKEDTTNNMEGKGIASRIIGPFKPFPSTYNPHRPVPYPIPPCRPHATIAPSYNKPGNPQNTTPGINSGPLLIPHGSTPVPNQASPAPPTTPITPVFPGMVPSHNLNAPSPSPAPSPSVIKAGPQTPTGHATPTPSSVIKAHTPSGTPCGTPVPGSGGFSPSPFHAISRPGTPATSRSAPDSLSQTNSTQQKVYSQSTEHQSGSPFPGIHPQAGNSSGSVIRSYTPSGPQSLPPGRSTPVIPSCSTPGPSPKPSPGHSAQAQAVVAGALNRHSAGSSSGSNSPVPSAFKGTSRSGTPSSAQAALARPYGLSHPSGSPQVSLPSPVGLTGLQALSSSNAPSHYPGLSPFPSLSSSLPPSTVPSSMPTISPTTKISNHPPTTIYSGLAPNAPPSGASPFGLGLTSAPSIFPGLPPGASPTAFPGLGVSGGHGAGSPVLTSFIGLPGATPSTVASVAPLQAAAAAAAVGVPSSSPVLPGFASAFSSNFQPGLSGGLQPPGSSGFPSLLSFQVPGFSPSASPAALSGLHNPAVQSALLQPHPPSALENFTTQPNSFTNYPAGPGHTFPIQSGLHQPLGWP, from the exons AAAATGGTTGCAATCCCCACAACAGAAGTCGCAAATATCTTGAATTGTTTCACGTTCTCAAAAGACAGACTGATTGTCTTGGAACTGATAGCTTT AAACATTTCAGATGCTCAGAATTATCGGCCAGTGGAGGATCTCTTTCGTATACACTTGTCTGAGAAGAAGCGTGCCCGCAGGATCCTGGAACAG GTCTGTAAGGTTGGCTGCAAGGCTCCCATAGCAATGATCTCCTCCTGTGGAATAATACCAGGAAATCCATATCCTAAAGGCAAACCCAGCTTGGTCACTGGGTCATTTCCT GGAAACCCACCGGTAAAAAAGGAAGGCGAGAAGAAAGAAGACACCACTAACAATATGGAGGGGAAAGGAATTGCTTCCCGAATTATAGGACCATTCAAACCT ttcccCTCAACCTACAATCCTCATCGACCTGTTCCTTACCCAATACCACCTTGCCGACCCCACGCCACCATTGCACCAA GTTACAATAAGCCAGGCAATCCACAGAACACCACACCTGGAATTAACAGCGGGCCCCTCCTCATTCCTCATGGGTCCACACCAGTCCCAAACCAGGCCTCTCCTGCGCCTCCCACAACCCCCATCACGCCAGTTTTCCCAGGAATGGTGCCCTCTCACAACCTCAACGCCCCCTCTCCCTCACCTGCTCCATCCCCATCTGTAATCAAAGCAGGACCACAGACCCCCACTGGTCATGCTACACCTACACCCTCATCTGTCATTAAAGCTCACACCCCATCAGGCACACCTTGTGGAACTCCTGTCCCTGGCAGTGGGGGCTTCTCCCCTTCCCCTTTCCACGCAATTTCCCGACCAGGCACCCCTGCTACTTCACGCAGTGCCCCAGACTCCCTGTCTCAGACAAACTCCACTCAGCAGAAGGTTTATTCTCAGTCCACAGAACACCAGTCAGGATCACCCTTCCCTGGCATACACCCACAAGCAGGTAACTCTTCTGGGTCAGTGATCCGAAGTTACACTCCGTCTGGACCACAGTCTCTTCCCCCTGGACGCTCCACTCCAGTAATTCCGAGCTGTTCCACCCCAGGTCCCAGTCCTAAACCTTCCCCTGGCCATTCTGCACAGGCTCAGGCAGTTGTGGCTGGAGCCCTGAACAGACACAGTGCGGGTAGTAGCAGTGGCAGTAATAGCCCTGTACCCTCTGCTTTCAAGGGTACCTCTCGCTCTGGCACACCAAGCTCTGCACAGGCTGCTCTAGCACGTCCCTACGGCCTCTCACACCCTTCAGGTTCTCCTCAAGTCTCTCTCCCTAGTCCCGTTGGTCTCACTGGCCTCCAAGCGCTGTCTTCCAGCAATGCACCCTCTCATTACCCGGGCCTGTCACCTTTTCCCTCCCTTTCTTCATCGCTGCCTCCTTCAACTGTCCCCTCATCCATGCCAACAATATCCCCAACTACCAAGATTTCTAACCACCCACCAACAACTATCTATTCGGGCTTGGCTCCAAATGCTCCTCCAAGTGGAGCCTCTCCTTTTGGTCTAGGCCTCACCTCTGCTCCCTCTATATTCCCAGGCCTTCCACCTGGGGCTAGCCCAACTGCCTTCCCTGGACTTGGTGTGTCAGGGGGACATGGTGCTGGGAGCCCTGTTTTAACTTCATTTATTGGACTACCAGGGGCCACTCCATCTACAGTGGCATCAGTGGCACCACTGCAggcggcggcagcagcagcagcagtcggaGTTCCATCATCTTCACCAGTTTTACCAGGCTTTGCATCTGCCTTCAGCTCCAATTTCCAGCCTGG GTTGAGCGGTGGACTCCAGCCTCCAGGCAGTAGCGGGTTTCCTAGCTTACTGTCGTTCCAGGTGCCAGGCTTCTCTCCCTCTGCCTCCCCCGCTGCACTCAGTGGCCTCCACAACCCAGCTGTGCAGTCTGCCCTGCTGCAG CCTCATCCCCCTTCTGCTTTGGAGAACTTCACGACTCAACCTAACAGCTTCACCAACTACCCTGCAGGCCCAGGACACACCTTCCCTATCCAATCGGGGCTGCACCAACCGTTGGGCTGGCCGTGA
- the proser1 gene encoding proline and serine-rich protein 1 isoform X3: protein MVAIPTTEVANILNCFTFSKDRLIVLELIALNISDAQNYRPVEDLFRIHLSEKKRARRILEQVCKVGCKAPIAMISSCGIIPGNPYPKGKPSLVTGSFPGNPPVKKEGEKKEDTTNNMEGKGIASRIIGPFKPFPSTYNPHRPVPYPIPPCRPHATIAPSAYNNAGLVSVGGVITANVPPPPYNSTHKVAGYNKPGNPQNTTPGINSGPLLIPHGSTPVPNQASPAPPTTPITPVFPGMVPSHNLNAPSPSPAPSPSVIKAGPQTPTGHATPTPSSVIKAHTPSGTPCGTPVPGSGGFSPSPFHAISRPGTPATSRSAPDSLSQTNSTQQKVYSQSTEHQSGSPFPGIHPQAGNSSGSVIRSYTPSGPQSLPPGRSTPVIPSCSTPGPSPKPSPGHSAQAQAVVAGALNRHSAGSSSGSNSPVPSAFKGTSRSGTPSSAQAALARPYGLSHPSGSPQVSLPSPVGLTGLQALSSSNAPSHYPGLSPFPSLSSSLPPSTVPSSMPTISPTTKISNHPPTTIYSGLAPNAPPSGASPFGLGLTSAPSIFPGLPPGASPTAFPGLGVSGGHGAGSPVLTSFIGLPGATPSTVASVAPLQAAAAAAAVGVPSSSPVLPGFASAFSSNFQPGLSGGLQPPGSSGFPSLLSFQVPGFSPSASPAALSGLHNPAVQSALLQPHPPSALENFTTQPNSFTNYPAGPGHTFPIQSGLHQPLGWP, encoded by the exons ATGGTTGCAATCCCCACAACAGAAGTCGCAAATATCTTGAATTGTTTCACGTTCTCAAAAGACAGACTGATTGTCTTGGAACTGATAGCTTT AAACATTTCAGATGCTCAGAATTATCGGCCAGTGGAGGATCTCTTTCGTATACACTTGTCTGAGAAGAAGCGTGCCCGCAGGATCCTGGAACAG GTCTGTAAGGTTGGCTGCAAGGCTCCCATAGCAATGATCTCCTCCTGTGGAATAATACCAGGAAATCCATATCCTAAAGGCAAACCCAGCTTGGTCACTGGGTCATTTCCT GGAAACCCACCGGTAAAAAAGGAAGGCGAGAAGAAAGAAGACACCACTAACAATATGGAGGGGAAAGGAATTGCTTCCCGAATTATAGGACCATTCAAACCT ttcccCTCAACCTACAATCCTCATCGACCTGTTCCTTACCCAATACCACCTTGCCGACCCCACGCCACCATTGCACCAA GTGCATACAACAACGCAGGCCTTGTTTCTGTGGGAGGGGTTATAACAGCCAACGTACCCCCACCCCCCTACAACTCCACCCACAAAGTAGCAG GTTACAATAAGCCAGGCAATCCACAGAACACCACACCTGGAATTAACAGCGGGCCCCTCCTCATTCCTCATGGGTCCACACCAGTCCCAAACCAGGCCTCTCCTGCGCCTCCCACAACCCCCATCACGCCAGTTTTCCCAGGAATGGTGCCCTCTCACAACCTCAACGCCCCCTCTCCCTCACCTGCTCCATCCCCATCTGTAATCAAAGCAGGACCACAGACCCCCACTGGTCATGCTACACCTACACCCTCATCTGTCATTAAAGCTCACACCCCATCAGGCACACCTTGTGGAACTCCTGTCCCTGGCAGTGGGGGCTTCTCCCCTTCCCCTTTCCACGCAATTTCCCGACCAGGCACCCCTGCTACTTCACGCAGTGCCCCAGACTCCCTGTCTCAGACAAACTCCACTCAGCAGAAGGTTTATTCTCAGTCCACAGAACACCAGTCAGGATCACCCTTCCCTGGCATACACCCACAAGCAGGTAACTCTTCTGGGTCAGTGATCCGAAGTTACACTCCGTCTGGACCACAGTCTCTTCCCCCTGGACGCTCCACTCCAGTAATTCCGAGCTGTTCCACCCCAGGTCCCAGTCCTAAACCTTCCCCTGGCCATTCTGCACAGGCTCAGGCAGTTGTGGCTGGAGCCCTGAACAGACACAGTGCGGGTAGTAGCAGTGGCAGTAATAGCCCTGTACCCTCTGCTTTCAAGGGTACCTCTCGCTCTGGCACACCAAGCTCTGCACAGGCTGCTCTAGCACGTCCCTACGGCCTCTCACACCCTTCAGGTTCTCCTCAAGTCTCTCTCCCTAGTCCCGTTGGTCTCACTGGCCTCCAAGCGCTGTCTTCCAGCAATGCACCCTCTCATTACCCGGGCCTGTCACCTTTTCCCTCCCTTTCTTCATCGCTGCCTCCTTCAACTGTCCCCTCATCCATGCCAACAATATCCCCAACTACCAAGATTTCTAACCACCCACCAACAACTATCTATTCGGGCTTGGCTCCAAATGCTCCTCCAAGTGGAGCCTCTCCTTTTGGTCTAGGCCTCACCTCTGCTCCCTCTATATTCCCAGGCCTTCCACCTGGGGCTAGCCCAACTGCCTTCCCTGGACTTGGTGTGTCAGGGGGACATGGTGCTGGGAGCCCTGTTTTAACTTCATTTATTGGACTACCAGGGGCCACTCCATCTACAGTGGCATCAGTGGCACCACTGCAggcggcggcagcagcagcagcagtcggaGTTCCATCATCTTCACCAGTTTTACCAGGCTTTGCATCTGCCTTCAGCTCCAATTTCCAGCCTGG GTTGAGCGGTGGACTCCAGCCTCCAGGCAGTAGCGGGTTTCCTAGCTTACTGTCGTTCCAGGTGCCAGGCTTCTCTCCCTCTGCCTCCCCCGCTGCACTCAGTGGCCTCCACAACCCAGCTGTGCAGTCTGCCCTGCTGCAG CCTCATCCCCCTTCTGCTTTGGAGAACTTCACGACTCAACCTAACAGCTTCACCAACTACCCTGCAGGCCCAGGACACACCTTCCCTATCCAATCGGGGCTGCACCAACCGTTGGGCTGGCCGTGA